AGACTTTTAATAAGCCTCACATGAAGACAACAATCTGTTTGTTCTGCTGAACTGAACCTGGACCACAGAGACCTGAGGACAGGGTGAGGACTCTAATGAATGCTTATCAGAGAGCAGTGAAATGTCCCTCACAGGTTCACAAAGCGTCTTGTCTTTGTCCAACCCCAAGAGGTTCGGTTTACTGGTTTCTAAGATCCACTTTGGATCCGGTTTCTGCAGCAGCTTGTCGTGGTGATCAGTTTTAAAATCCACATTACTGGAAATAACATCTTTAGCATCTGGACAGAAGAAACACCAATGATTCAGATCCAGTGAAGAACAGCGAGGGTCCTGGTGATCTGAGAGAACGTGgagcagctcagactcagaGGAAGTTTACCTGTGTTAAATTTATctgggcttttattgtgaaggggAGACGGAAGGTGTCCCTGCTGAGTAAAAACCTTTAGTTCTTTTACAGACTCACCTGCAGGAAAACACGAAGCACAAGTCTGTCTCTTACCTGGACTACAACAGGTGTGACGGAGCCGCTGAACAGCAGAGTGAAGGTGAGCAGCTggtaacacaacacacacctgaaacatACAACACCAAGCAATAATCTATCAATAAATCACAAAATACAGGATGCTTCCTCCTCTCTAACGCTTCACCGCTTCCTGTTTAAGAGGAAGTAAAACAGAGGAGTGACCTCGCGTCGTCCTGTGGAAACGTCTCTGAGGGAACTGACAGGGTCTTagttcctctgcttctgtctgaatTTGGTCTCAGGACTTGGGACCATTTTACAGCTCTATGAAAGCTTCACCTGAGCCACCAGGTGTGAACAGGTGTGAACAGGTTTCATGGAATGGAAACATGAACAGCTCAGAAAGACGACAATTCGTGTCTCTGTTGGTTTTATCTAACTGGATGTTTGcagtttacatctttattattTTCCACAGGTGTTTATCAAACATTTCACATAAACAACAAGTCAAATTACTgagaatatgaaaaaaaactttgtgtaATTTGTTCGTTCGCAGcagaaaatctgattttcaGGGAAACTTCTGAAACAAAGTCAGAGTTTTACCTGTGGACAGTTTGCGTCCTCTCGTTGGTCGATGCTGCCGCCTGCAGCACTTCACCTATCACCTGCTTCACCTGCCCCAAAGCCTGATGGGAGACTGATGGtcccagctgctgcagcaggaagtgcctgagctggaggtggaggtggttgTGTTTgacaccagcagggggcagcaacagacaggaagagCTCTGTTAAAGGCTCAGTTCATCCAAAATAGTGAAAGAACAAACTGAGTCTGCAGAGGCAACAGGAAGtgtaccttcaaaataaaatcatcaaacTCATTCAACCAACAAACATCAGTCGACTGAtacggtcacacacacacacacacacacacatcatgtgaACATGTAGACggtgtgtgttatttgtcctGGACAGAGGACAATCAGAAGACCCTtttgtttgtcctctgtgtgtgtctcactgacGTCTCCGACCCCCTGACCCGGTTCAACACGAGATCAGATGACTGACATGTGGTTTACCTTCACAGGTCGTCCCATCAGCTCCCGATTGGTCGTCACCACGCTGATGTCATGCAGGAATGAAATCATCGGTCTGACTGAGGTCACCAGGACGTAAAcattcaccatggcaaccagacCAGGAGGCGGGTCCCCAACAGGTGACTGACTGTCAGAGAGAAGAGGGTGAACACAGCGACACGTTTCATACCGTTCTGACAGGTCATCTGATCCTCACCTGTCCTGAGGAACCTGCAGCTTCTGATTGGTGGATCCACAGGAGTATGGCTTCATGGGTAAATCTGACCCTGACAGGAAGAAACAAAAGCCCAGAGACAGGTAAATATGAACACACCTGAGTCCTCCAGGTGGAACATAAACCCTGAAGGTTTGATTTAACTAAAccagctgtttttcttctccagtGTAAAAACACAGGAGGCTGATCCTGATCACACACCACAGGCTCAGCCTCAGTAACCCACACCTGAAGGATCAGCTCTGAACCTGCAGCAAGTTCACCCTTCACACCTGGAACCTCTGGCACCTCAGACTCACCTGTCAGGTGCGAGTGAGAGTAAAAGCGACAGAGTCCTCCACCTGCATCAGAGAAGGCCTCCATCAGCCTGGGAATCAGGTTCACCTGAGGACACAGTGACATAGGTGAGTCCATAAAGACTTTAAGCTCAGTCattctgtgattggctgaaacaAAAAGGTGAGTCTCACCGTCTGATGATGCTGCAGGTGAGAGAAGGAGACTCTCCTCAGACAGCTCTGCTCAGAACTACTGAGACACAGCAACAGGCTCCACCCACTCACACCTGTAaccatgcagacagacaggaagtcacaCCTGTAACCATGGAGATCATGTGTCAGCAGCTGACACAGGTCAGAGCTTCAggcttcagtggcctccccaatTCCAAATTATCTGAGGTTTAGTGGACATGACTtcccagcagagacagaggtggagcACTGAGCGaagaacaacaggaaacaggaaatgtgcTGGTCTGGTTTTtggctgaagctgctgctgatttgGTCTCAGGAGATTTtaggcagaaagaaaagaggaacaacacacacagtctgtggaCAGACGGAGTCCACTTTGATCCTGAGACCATGTGACCCACAGTGTGGACGTGTgttctaatgtttatttatatactgGATTTGTATATTCACCCTGGTTTGTTCTGAGGAAGCTGCTGGTCTCAGTGTATCTGGACATCTGGACCTCGTAGTCCATCTGCTGCAGAACCTGCCGGTACAGTTGGACCTCGGTGTCAGAGACCAGGTGTCGACCGGTCAGAACCACGGCCTGCCGACGCCGGGGGGGTTTCTGAGACCACACCTGGACCTGAAGAGAGAGGAGCATAAAACATCCCTGAAACAATAAATCGCTTGTCTCCAGGTCCACAACAGACGGGTGTGTTTAGCGTGGCTTAGCAACATTAGCAGCTAACTACGGCTCAGCATCTAAAGCTCCAGCTGATCCaataaagtgtattttcatTGGCTGATCAGTTTGCTGTGAACTTCCTGGAGAACATAAGGCTGCATGTTCACTGtatgagctgctgctgatgggaaACTGCTTGTGTTCAGGTGAAATGACCCTTTAAGTAAAGTCCAGTCCGTTGGCTTCTTGGCAGACGACAGGAAACACGACAGTGGGTCAGCAGCtggtttaaaaacacaaaagaagacAGTCTAAGTGTTGGGGACAGCGTGTCTGTGCGTCTCCAGTCGAATGGACGCGCTCGCTCTCAGCTCTGTTAGCATTCAGTCCACGTCGGTGACGATAACTTGGCAcagcctctgtttttctgtctccatcagTCTGACTTCAGCCtggttttcttcctctcagtttCTAAAGCCCAGCGAGACCCGGGCCTGGACGGAGACGTGGACGAGGACAATCGAGgacagacttttattttaaactgttggATGTCTCCTGCCACGTCCACACAGCAAACTTCTTCACTTCAAGCAAACCGTTTGTGTCCTCGTTGCTGTGGGAGCTGAGTTTGTCTCTGCACTGAAGCCTCTTTCAACAGCTGCAGGGAGACGTCTCGTCCTCCAGGTGACATCCCACGTCCAAAACACGCAGGAGCAGATGGTCGTCGCAGCTTCCAGCTCCACAACTGTTAGGTTAGCTGTAGGACGGATTACGAGACACAGACAGGTAACAGGTCCCCCTCTTACACAGGTCCCCCAGACCATGTGGTGGTTTTTCATGTCCCTGTGGGAGTAGGCGTCTCTGTGACGTTCAGACGAGAAACATTAACGGTCTGTTCATACAGAGGCTCAGGCCCGGGGGCCCCTGACCTCTTGGGGTCTTGGTCCCGAGCCCGGTAGGCCCGCTCAGTAATGCACaggtggttcagatgaacacgAGTTAACGTTTGATCACCAGCATCATGGAGGTTCGCCCTCTGTGGACGACAGCACACCTGACACACGAGTACGCCTGACTGATTCAACCAACACTAACAGCAGCTTCCCACAGCTGCCACAGCTTCGTGTCCACAAACAGAGACGCTAACGAGGCCTCATACCACAGACTGATGAACCGAGTCCTCACACACCGACACATAAACACGCTGATCACATGACAGCAGTCAGCTGGTCTGTGGCACCAGACAAAGCATCAGCAGGAACACAACATGACTCAGCAGAAGGTGACTCTGCTCGTATCTTCAGCTGCCAGAGGCCTTCAGGTAAACCAGGTATACAGGTGTGTGTCGGCCCTGATCCACTCTAACCAGGAGACCAGCTGATGCTGCTCCTGCATAAAGATGTTTGTTcaccatgaaaacactgaacaggAAAACATCACATCGCTCAGGAAACCGTGAAActcaaaggaagaaagaaagagaagaagaagaaggtggatGGTGAAACAGACCATCAGGTCTGGATCTGTGGGACTCAGATCTGGTCTCTGCTGGAGAAACAACATTTGTTCTCAGTCAGACGTCACCCGATAAAACcgtcacagctgcagctgtaaaaacacagtTCTGAGGTCAGTCCTGAGttctcctgctctgcctctgtcacctgtctgacctgctgtcagtcaaacagcaggAGGGCACACCTGCATGATGTCACTACAACATGGAGCCTCAGCAGGAGGCCGAGGGCGGGCGCTGTTCCTCTGTTCACACTTCGAGGTACatgtactttttgtgtgtgctcaaCCTCGTCAGAGAGATGCGTTCATTCCGCTGACGTCCTGCTGACGTCCTGCTGACGTCCTGCTGATGTCCTGCTGATGTCTTGCTCAGCTGTGGACAGACCTGGGAAACAACCctgaaacaaacagagctcAGCCGCTGACAGTCAGACCACAGCAAAGTTTTACTGGTGcaataaaataaaccaaacacaaGCCACCGAGGATCAGCTCAGTTTGACCAACAACCTCACAGAACCTGACACACTTAGCAgccccactgtgtgtgtgtgtgtgtgtgtgtgtgtgtgggatttaCACTGAGCGTGTCTGTCAGCTGCCAGTTTACACTCAGTTATCTGTTAGGAACTGGATCCTCAGCTGATTAATGACACAAATATTTATATCAGGGGACACTGAGGACCAGGACACACTGAAAATACCCAGCACACATACTGACGGGATACTCTGAATGTCTGACTCTGATTGGCTCAAATAGCTGTCAGTCATCCTGTAGTAAAATAAAACTCGACCATTGATCCCCTCATAATCTAAAAATACTGCAACAAAGAGCCAGAAGGAGCCTTGACCCAGCTGTAACTGAGGAACACCATACATACAAAACTCCATTCAAAAACCTGCATTTTTAAGATGCCGTgcttaaaggaaaaataatcaCTTTGCAAAACGTTCATGAGAAGAGTCAAGTAGTTTAGTTATTATTCATCAAGCAGCAGCACTGCTAAAACGATTTCATAGATCATTTCAGTTAATAAACCTAATCCACCTCATTGTTGGATCATATGTACAAGATGTTTTTATCAGTGGATCCACAAGACTCTGCAAAAGATCTTAAAAAGCAAATCTTAAAATGCTGCAGTTTGGAAAAAAGTTTGGAAATGCACTCCCTTGCCTTCTAACCTGAAAGTATCCTGggctttaattaaaatgtgacacAGACTGTGACAGAGTTCAAACTCACGCTGTTTGTCCAGAAGACTTCTGCCAACAGCGAACcagattttaaaatgcactcaGTTTGAATGAAGTTAGGCACAAaagattttttcccccatgtaTGAATGTAACTAAATTACACTCATCACATTTATGCAAATTTTATACAAGGATTTTTAaagtatgacacacacacacacacctgaggagcAGATACAACTCACCTGAGTCTCCCTCTGAAACGTTTCCAGGGTAGAAATGAACCTTCTGGTCTCCTCCATCAGGTTTTCTTCTGACGATTTCCTGCTGCGAACATCAGCGGGGGGTTGTTGTTGTCCGGACCGGAGCCGGTTCCGGGCCACCATCAGGGTCTGGTAGAAGAGACACACCGCCActccgagcagcagcagcgggcCGGAGCAGGAGCGGCGGCGGAGCAGCATCCCGGCGTCCCTCAGGAGAAGTCCGCCGGCTGAAGCCAGGAGGCACCGCATGAGAGGGAAAACCTTCACTTCACAGTCCCGAGGGTTTCACCGTGGATCCGCATCTTGGTCGGGCTCATCTCAGTCCTCAGTCCCTGCGGAACTGAAGTGAAGTTGGGGAAGTTTCCTCCCTTTACATGAACTGAAGTCAGTGTCTCGTTAAAATAAAggcctttgtttgtttgtttctgttggaAAAGGTATCAACTCATTCTATAAACCTAAAGAACGTTTATCGATAACAAATGTTAAAACGCGTTTTCAGAGAAGTCTGCTGATATGAATGGATGTCGGCTGCTGGAAACTTCGGTAAATGTGACTGTATTGTTTGAATAAAGATGAATTCTATTTATGCCGAATGTACTAGTGGATTCAATGGAGTATGAAAAAGTATTCACTTGTGTTTTAAATTGAAGGACCTGTCATCAGTAACGAATCACAGTTTAAAACGCGCTGATTTTGAGTGGAAGCTCTGTGCGCTGGTGACGGACCCAGAAACAAGCAGAGCAGCCACAACGCGCGGCGCTTCAAAGCAGCCGAACAGCATCTGTTCGCCTCCTCGGCGGTCATGTGGCTTTAAAGATGGCCAGGACGCTTCAAAGGCAACGATTCTCCTTCATTTCCCGATTATCCGCCTGGATCCAACGAGCACGACGCTGCTCTGCGTCTTCGTTTTTTCCGCGTCAGCGCTGGAGGAACGCGTCCTGTCAGCTGATGAAAACTCAGAGTAAAGCTGGAGTCATAACGGGACCTCCAGAGGAACTGGAACGCCCCGCTAacagggagaaaacaaaaaggatcCGTTAAACCCAGTCACAGCGGCACATTTTCCGTTTTAAGTCGAGGGTATAAATTAGAAGAAAAACAGACGAAGTTTGGTGGCGTCAGAGAGAGGTCAAAAACAACCAACCCAGAGCTGGAGTCTGGCAGGCGGACCATCTGGTTTGAGTTAAATCcaacaggagaagaaaagaggtcGTCAGATTTCCAGCCCGGCCTCCACCGGATGGAGCCTCACGCTTCACTGCTTCTCTGGGGTTAATTTTCTGCACAGAATCAAAATGAATTTCAGTTCtttcttcagtttttcagcTGAAGTTCGGTCAGTGAAAACTTTGCTGCTTCTCTGTAGGTCAGcacctcctcaccctcctccctccccccgcTGAAACACGCTGAAGGCTGGGTTATTTCGGGAACACACACGCTGTGTACAGATATACAgagtgtgggtgagtgtgtgtgtgaccgggGTTAGAAAGGTCCTTGTTTTGGGAGGAGTTTGGTGGATCACTGTCCAACAGGAATGTCATGTGTTCAACACGCAGactaaaaatcacatttcaagGTTTTGACTTAAAGGCCTGTTTCAGAGCTTTCGGCCAtctcacatggtcttcatcagtgtaaaaacacagagagcagctgatgttTGGAAAACCTTCCAGGATATTTCCAGGCTCCTCAAAGACTTTCAGCTGCAACAGAACAGGACACAGCTGATTCTCACAGCAGCttcaacacactcactcacgGTTAAATCACTGATCAGAACATCATTGATTGATGATTGATGAGAAATTGAATCATGAACAGTTGGAACGGTTCAACATGAGAAAACCTGGAACCCTTCAGAGTTTCAGACGTCGCTGCTGCACTCAGACCGACACAGCTGTTACTGCTTCTATCCCCGACACTTTTACTGACGTCTTCCACTCATTCAGGACGTCCACATACAAATGTCCCCCGGCTCTGAAACGTTCAGCAtcactgaacagaaaaatcaCTGACTCACTGTTCAAGTCATTTTCAACCAAAACGCTaaaataaatctctctttgCTATTTTCAGCTGATGTGTCGGTCAGACAAAACATCTGGAGATCAATCAACAAACTAATCTGCACAttcactgatgatgaaaatattGATCAGCTGCATTTTCTGGTGATTGATTCCGAAGATGAAACACTTACCAAACACCTCCACCATTTTATTGGACTTTTAAACAtcctggaaacaaacacacgGTCAGTGCAGaatgactgaaacacacacacacacacacacacacacagagttctgcTGTGACTGTAGATTCTGGGAACATGTTTCAGGAGAACTCGGCTCCATCTGTTCATTTTTGTCGTCGTCACGGGGACAGTGTCTCCCAGGCTCCTGTAGTCCCACAGCTCGTCCCGTTCTTTTTGTCAGATCAGAACAACCACAGGATAAAAATCAGCTCTGAGATAAATCTGAGGATTATGGGTCAGAGGAGTTAATGAGAGAAAAATCTGACGTGCTGAAATCTGGACGTTTCACAATCACAAGACAAAGTTTTCAAATGAAGCGAGACACTGAGTTTCTGTTGGAACTTTAAACACCTGACACTGTGATAACCAATCAAAACACTTTAAATCAGCATTGGTCTGAATTTCAACTtttaaaatctgagaaaaaaacgAATTCAGATAAAATAGGACGATCAAGGTCTGACACACGAGTCAGAGGAAAGtgttaaagaaaaaattaaaaaagaattttaggatttaggaaaaaaactgacttttgtTCTTTCAATGACTAAATATGATCAAACTTAGGATTATTTAAGTCTAAATTTTGAGATTTAAGTCAGAATTCTGAGTAAAACTCCAAACACTGATCAAACTTTAATCAGCCAGACTTTATTCTATCAAAGCCTAATTCTGAGCTTTAAGTTGGATTTCAGtgaaaaaataatcacaaaaagacttaaaaaaaaaagaaaatgccacGAGACTCAGAATTCTTCATTAACTCTAACGTTTCCCGGACAAACCTCAGAGCTGAGCCTGTTTCTGCTCTGGACTTTCTGTCCCAGTTTTCTGGACAGCAGGGTGAAGGgagctgtcctcctcctccagtcagACTCTATATTTAAATCCAAAACCTGACCTGGACaggttgacctctgacctctggcctGACCAGGTGAGCTCTGCGTGTGGTCCACATCAGTGATCTGATGTAACGAACacccattaaaaaaacaataatcctGAACATCTGACATGGTTTGGTCCTGTTTTAGTTCTGGGTTCCAcagactgtgtctctgtctgatcTGTAGGATTTCCACAGTGAGTTCAGATCAAACTCCGACCTTAAATCGTACGGAAACCTCAGGTGGCACTTGTTCGTCTGATAATCTGGATCGAAGACAGAGTTTTCATCAGATTCAACACAACATCGAGTTTCTTGAATTCCTGGTTTTCAGTGCAGAGTCTGGACTTTTAGTTTTAGTGTTCTGTGATCTGAAAGATGCTGCTGAAAACCTCGGCTCCTGGAGTCTGTGgggcagtgtgagtgtgtggagaaCGATGGAAAAATATCTGAGCTCTGAGATTAATCTCAAATATTCAGGcaatttttaaatataaactttaaatttaataaaGACACATCTGAAGCCAAAATGTTTGAGTTATGaggtgattttattttcagccttttgattttaatgtcAGAACTCAAGTCATTTTCCTTCACGTGGCTTTAAtccatttctgtgtgtgcagcctgctgacctctgacccctgccTTTCTTCAGTGTGTCGGCCGTTGTGTGTTGCGAGGACGATCTGGAGGTTAAAATCCAATATGGCGGACGGACGGCGACAGTCTATTTGTGGCGGCTGCCTCTCCTCTTCATGGCGGCCGTACACTGAGGACAATACCACTTCCCCTTTGGAGCCTCCGTCAGACCGACGCAGCCGTAGTGGAACCACTCGATCGGACACTGAGCAGCAGGAAAACCAAAGGTTAACATCAGAGACGGTGTTTGGACTGAAACAACCCGTCTATTTACTGATCAGTGATGATTGTTTTTTCCTGAAGTTGTCCAGGAAAAAACAATTATACAAAATGTAATCTGTAACTATAAATTAGAAATCTGGGTTTTGAACTCGTCATTCAAccattaaaaagagaaaagtcatgAGATTAATTGGCCACGTTATTCTGAACATCAGGTCACGTGTTtccacaacatgaaaacatgataCTTACATCTGTGTTGTCACAGCCGACCATTTCTCCATAAGAAACCTGGAAAAGCACATTAAAGAACTTTtagtttcattattattaataacgAAGTCAGAACAGTGTGTTCACAGTGAAGCAGCTTCTATTATTCTACTGCATTTATTCATAAACATTCCCAAACTCAAacgacagaaaacagaacaaactgtggCCGAAccaagaaaaggaggaaggacATGTccagcttcctgtctgtctcgTGCCAAACCTGGTGAGCGTACCTGGTTACAGATGCAGTATCGGGGCTCGTTGGGGTCGTAGGTCCAGTCCACCTGGCTGTTGGCCTCAGCCTCAGGTAGCGCTGAGGCCTGCTGGGAAAGCTCCTGAGCCAGCGCAGACGACGAAGAGCACgatgacagtgaggaggaggaggacgaagaagAGGACTGATGATTGGAAGACTTGATGCTGCTTCTGGAAGACAGATGAAGACGAGAAGATAAGGAAACGTTTCCCTCCAATGACTTTCTCTGATATTTTAAAGTGGATAAGTACGACGTGCAGTTTGGTCGTTACAGAGCTAAACTTTGTCACACTTGTatgaacatacagtattagttgaccATCTACAGGTGGGTGTATGGAGGTCTTACTTGGACTTGCGCCCCCTGGAGTCGGAGGCGGTGGTGGGGGTAAGTGTCTGGGTGAGGGTGGAGgccagagcagaggaggagtaTCCTGTGTTGTCCCGGGACAGAGAGAACTCTCTGCCCAGCTGGAAGTCGTTGTTCTTGATGGCCTCGTAGCTGGCTTTCAGACTGGACGTCCTCCTGCCCTCCTTCatctgagcacagagaggacCACGGTCACTTCAGTGCTAACGAGCTGGTGGTCGAGTTTATTACATATCACATGTAACATATTCCACTGAAGCGTGTTAGTACGTCACAGGTGGGCCATACAAGCGACATCCTGTACCTGTGTAGTTTTCTGTAATGATGGACTGTGACAAAACATATTCTCACAAATCATTTGTGAAACTGATTTggcaaaacaaagagacaggacGGTTTACTGCTGGAAGCATTTCACAAAACTGATGCAACAGTTAAAACCCAGTATTGTCATGACGCTGCCCGTGACGCTGCCTGCGACAGCCTCATACACACCGTATAAACCGCTCTGTGGTTCAGTTCAGGCAAACCACAATAGTTTGCAGCTGGAGTAACGACCCCTCTGAAAtaaactgtgtgagtgtgagtgttccTCAGACCTGTGCCGTGGCCTGTACGGCCTGAGCGGCGGCCATGGTGATGGCCCCGGCTCCGGCCCCGGCCCCTGCAGGTAGAGAGCTCAGGTTGTAGGAGGCCAGAGGCTGAGAGGAGTTCACACTGTACACGTTGTTGGTGGACGAGGACGTGCTG
The nucleotide sequence above comes from Toxotes jaculatrix isolate fToxJac2 chromosome 22, fToxJac2.pri, whole genome shotgun sequence. Encoded proteins:
- the ing3 gene encoding inhibitor of growth protein 3; translated protein: MLYLEDYLEMIEQLPMDLRDRFTEMREMDLQVQNATDQLEQKVIEFFVNAKKNKPEWREEQMEVIKKDYYKALEDADEKVQLANQIYDLVDRHLRKLDQELAKFKMELEADNAGITEILERRSLEMDSPSQPVNNHHVHSHTTAEKRKYSAPTHHTTEHVPEKKFKSEALLSTLTSDASKENTPGCRTNSTSSSTNNVYSVNSSQPLASYNLSSLPAGAGAGAGAITMAAAQAVQATAQMKEGRRTSSLKASYEAIKNNDFQLGREFSLSRDNTGYSSSALASTLTQTLTPTTASDSRGRKSKSSIKSSNHQSSSSSSSSSLSSCSSSSALAQELSQQASALPEAEANSQVDWTYDPNEPRYCICNQVSYGEMVGCDNTDCPIEWFHYGCVGLTEAPKGKWYCPQCTAAMKRRGSRHK